From one Leptidea sinapis chromosome 22, ilLepSina1.1, whole genome shotgun sequence genomic stretch:
- the LOC126970874 gene encoding vacuolar-sorting protein SNF8 yields the protein MRRRAGVGAIQKQRLVEEKYREKGSEIQENQFQQMSKQLEVFRGNLEEFASKHKNEIKKNAEFRRQFQEMCAAIGVDPLASGKGFWSVLGIGDFYYELGVQIVEVCLATNYKNGGLITLEELRTKLIAARGKAKKHQDITNEDLLAAVKKLKIFGNGFTVIPMGKGNWLVQSIPGELNLDHTLVLQKASALGTAWVSTSILTADLGWNGTRAANALNHMVKEGLAWVDTQDPKETLYWFPSLFAECATAS from the exons ATGAGACGACGAGCAGGAGTTGGAGCTATACAAAAACAGCGTTTAGTAGAAGAGAAGTATAGGGAAAAAGGCTCTGAAATACAAGAGAATCAATTTCAACAAATGTCCAAGCAACTTGAAGTATTTAGAGGGAATTTAGAGGAATTTGCATCAAAgcataaaaacgaaatcaagaAGAATGCAGAGTTTAGGAGACAATTTCAGGAAATGTGTGCTGCTATTGGTGTTGATCCTCTTGCTTCTGGCAAAGGGTTCTGGTCTGTGCTAG GGATTGGTGACTTTTACTATGAGTTAGGCGTACAAATAGTAGAGGTGTGTTTAGCGACAAATTATAAGAATGGTGGTCTCATAACACTGGAAGAGCTGAGGACTAAGCTGATTGCTGCTAGAGGGAAGGCTAAGAAACATCAGGACATAACAAATGAAGATCTTCTAGCCGCTGTTAAGAAGTTGAAGATATTTGGTAATGG ATTCACAGTAATACCAATGGGTAAAGGAAATTGGTTGGTGCAGTCAATTCCCGGAGAGCTTAATTTAGATCACACTCTTGTTCTCCAAAAAGCTTCAGCTTTGGGGACTGCCTGGGTTTCTACAAGCATACTTACAGCTGATTTGGG CTGGAACGGCACAAGAGCAGCCAATGCTCTTAATCACATGGTCAAAGAAGGCCTAGCCTGGGTGGATACACAGGATCCTAAGGAAACACTGTACTGGTTCCCGAGTTTATTCGCTGAATGTGCGACTGCATCTTAa